CGGCGCCGAGGACCCGGCCGGTCCGGCCGTCCCAGGGCCCGGTCATGCCGCGCCCGTTGGCGTACTCGCCGCGCACGCCGCTGCCGGACATGGCGAACGCGAACGCCTGGGTGGCGGGCGGGAGGCCGATCTGCTCCAGCGCCCCGTTCCCCGGGTAGTCGCACCGCATGTTGGAGCACGGCCCCTTCGACGACCCGGTCTCCTCGTCGAACAGGCCCGTCACGACGTCCAGGAAGTGGTCGGTGTAGCCGCGCCCCACCCAGCCGTTGGGGTTCGGCAGCCCGCTGTTCAGCCACAGGCGCGGCGTCTCCGTGGTGCCGCCCGCGAGGACGACGACACGCGCGTCCTCCCGGTGCCGTTCGGCGGTCGCGACGTTCCGCCAGGTCACGCCGGTCGCGACGGTGCGCCCGGCGCGGCGCGCCGTGTGCACCCGCACGGCGAAGGCGTCCGGCAGCAGCGTGACCGCGCGGCCCTCCGGCGCCCACGCGGGCGCGGTGAGCGCCATCGGCACGTAGCTGTTGTCGGTGGAGCGCTTCGCGAACAGGTTGCGCGGCGCCCTGATCGGCTCCATGCACCCCTGCTGGCAGAATCCGCAGAACGTGCAGCCCCGCGCCTGCGGATGGTGCAGCCGGGACGGGTCGGTCGTGCGCCCCGCCGTCCCGTGCGGCTGCAGGATGGCGTTCTCCTGGGGCCGGTAGGAGGGGCCGGTCGTGTCCTTGGTGGTCTGCAGCGGGATGCCCATCCGCTCGGCGCCGCGCAGGAAGACCTGCTCTTTTGTCCCGACGGGCGCGGTCTGCACGGGCAGCGTCGCCTCGACCCACCGGTAGTAGGGCACCAGCTCCTCGTAGGCGAACGGGAACGCGTGCTCGGTGTCGTAGGCGTCCAGGTCGGGGCCGTCGTAACCGGCGAACACGCCCCGGTAGGCGCGCGGGGAGTTGCCGTAGTAGTGCTGCGTCGTCCCCCCGACCCCGGACGCCTGCAGGACGAACGAGTTCTGCGGTTCCTCGCGCAGCCATGCGGGGCGGTCGCGGTCGCCGGGACCGAACCGGAGGAACCCGGTGAGGGGGTTGTTGGCGTCGTTCTCGTAGTGCGTCCACGCGGCGCGCGGGTCGGTGTAGTGCGGTCCGGCCTCCAGCAGCAGGACGTCGAGTCCACGCGCGGCGAGTTCCTTGGCGACCACCGGGCCGCCGCCTCCCGCGCCGACGACGATCACGTCGCGCATCAGTCCGTCGCCTCCGTCCGGCCCCGGTAGTAGCCCTTGAACTCGTCCCATCCGTCGGCCGAGGGGGTGTAGCCGGACGCGCGCCAGCCCGCGGGGCGTCCGGTCAGGCGCCGGGAACCGGGGTCGAACACGCCCCACTCGCTGTAGCCGCCGAGGGCGGCCAGCACCAGCAGGCCGTTGGCCAGGAACTTCAGCAGCCCGGAGATCGACCGGTGGTACGGCGCCGGCAGGTGCCGGTCGAGCAGCGCCACCAGGTCCGAGTCGGGGCCTTCGAGCAGCCGGAACACCTCCGCCTTGCCCGCGTGGGGCAGCCGGGCGAAGGGCGAGGCGAACGGGCCCCAGAGTGCGCCCGGATCGACCCGCACGGCTTCCAGGTTCAGCAGCAGCGCGACCACCGGGGCCAGTGGCACGGTCGCGTCGTTGCGCAGCAGCAGATCGAGGCCCCGGTCGACCCGTGCGACGTCGGCGTCCGGTTCGTCCGGCGGCCGGGGGAGCCGCAGCCCGCCCGCCCCCTGCGCCAGGGCCCGCAGCAGCGGCCCCGCGATCTGGTCCGGGAACGGGACGAACCGGTCGAGCATCTCGACGAGGAAGGCGGGCAGCCGCGCCTCGATCCCGCCCGGTTCGTCCCGCGGCGTGCCCTGGGCGCGGGAGTACGGGTCGGGGCCCGGCATCACGAAGACCGCCAGGCCGCTCATCGTGTCGTGCGCGAGACGGTCCAGCGCGGCGGCGACCGGGCCGGTGCCGGGGGCCCGGACGGGCCGGACGGGACGGGCGGCGGCGTGCGGTGCGAAGAGCGCGGGGGCGGCGGCGAACGCGCCGGTGAGCCCGGTCGC
The nucleotide sequence above comes from Actinomadura algeriensis. Encoded proteins:
- a CDS encoding GMC family oxidoreductase N-terminal domain-containing protein — translated: MRDVIVVGAGGGGPVVAKELAARGLDVLLLEAGPHYTDPRAAWTHYENDANNPLTGFLRFGPGDRDRPAWLREEPQNSFVLQASGVGGTTQHYYGNSPRAYRGVFAGYDGPDLDAYDTEHAFPFAYEELVPYYRWVEATLPVQTAPVGTKEQVFLRGAERMGIPLQTTKDTTGPSYRPQENAILQPHGTAGRTTDPSRLHHPQARGCTFCGFCQQGCMEPIRAPRNLFAKRSTDNSYVPMALTAPAWAPEGRAVTLLPDAFAVRVHTARRAGRTVATGVTWRNVATAERHREDARVVVLAGGTTETPRLWLNSGLPNPNGWVGRGYTDHFLDVVTGLFDEETGSSKGPCSNMRCDYPGNGALEQIGLPPATQAFAFAMSGSGVRGEYANGRGMTGPWDGRTGRVLGAELKDAMLNGIDRLVNILVLTGDDVEPDNRVVLSGLPVADEHGAVAKVRLDGRTRSRRTRAHREFLARRATELLRRAGARTVYRMDWSPLLLHVHSTMRMGHRAADSVLDADAQSRWVRGLYIADNSALPNSLGGPNPTLTAQALATRTAEKIFRDHFGGDPWVGRETPVPSTDPRVTRAL